A window of the Phaseolus vulgaris cultivar G19833 chromosome 5, P. vulgaris v2.0, whole genome shotgun sequence genome harbors these coding sequences:
- the LOC137834888 gene encoding uncharacterized acetyltransferase At3g50280-like, producing MGTPAVEHISECFVKPHPCNNFPNQIYNLTPWDIAMLSVSYIQKGLLFSKPATLENQQHFMENLLEKLKHSLSLTLSHFYPLSGRLVTHKTQHPPSYTVSVDCSNSDGARFIHAALDATISDLLSPLDTPSIFHSFFDHHKALNHDGHTMPLLSIQVTELLDGVFIGCSMNHSIADGTSFWNFFNTWSQIFQAQSQAESHEHDAPISHQPLRLFPNNSGPPISLPFKHHDEFIKRFEAPLLRERVFHFSAESIAKLKAKANSEANTTRISSFQSLSAFVWRSITRARSPPSEQKTSCRLMANIRSRMEPPLAEEYFGNCIHVLRAETTTGELLENGLGWAAWKLHVAVTNLNEVVLEFLERWLESPLIIQTGRFSDSCSVLTASSPRFNMYGSEFGMGKAVAVRSGCANKFDGKLTSYAGREGGGSIDLEVCLLPHTMSALESDKDFMNAVSVFENGHKGTDLN from the coding sequence ATGGGTACTCCTGCAGTTGAACACATTTCAGAATGTTTTGTGAAGCCTCACCCCTGCAACAACTTCCCCAACCAAATCTACAATCTAACACCATGGGATATTGCCATGTTGTCTGTGAGCTATATCCAGAAGGGTTTGCTCTTCAGCAAGCCTGCAACTCTTGAGAATCAACAACATTTCATGGAGAATCTGTTGGAGAAGCTCAAACACTCTCTTTCTCTCACCCTCTCCCATTTCTATCCACTCTCTGGTCGTCTTGTCACCCACAAAACCCAACACCCTCCCTCTTACACTGTTTCTGTTGATTGCAGCAACAGTGATGGAGCTCGATTCATCCATGCAGCCTTAGATGCCACCATATCTGACCTACTCTCCCCACTTGACACCCCTTCCATTTTTCACTCGTTCTTCGACCACCACAAAGCACTCAACCACGACGGTCACACCATGCCCTTGTTGTCCATCCAAGTCACCGAACTACTGGATGGTGTTTTCATAGGTTGCTCCATGAATCACTCTATAGCAGATGGCACTTCGTTTTGGAACTTCTTCAATACATGGTCGCAGATCTTTCAAGCACAGTCTCAGGCTGAAAGCCATGAACACGATGCTCCCATCTCACATCAACCCCTTCGTTTGTTTCCAAATAATTCTGGTCCACCAATCTCTCTTCCTTTCAAACACCACGACGAGTTTATCAAGAGATTTGAAGCGCCCTTGCTGAGAGAGAGAGTCTTCCATTTTTCAGCAGAGTCCATAGCGAAACTGAAAGCCAAGGCCAACTCAGAAGCTAACACCACAAGAATCTCTTCTTTCCAGTCATTATCAGCATTTGTTTGGAGATCGATAACCCGTGCGCGCTCCCCACCGTCTGAGCAGAAAACAAGTTGCAGATTAATGGCAAACATTCGATCAAGAATGGAGCCGCCACTGGCTGAAGAATACTTTGGAAACTGCATTCATGTACTGAGAGCAGAAACGACAACAGGAGAATTGCTTGAGAATGGTCTAGGATGGGCAGCATGGAAGCTGCATGTGGCTGTTACAAACCTTAACGAAGTGGTGTTAGAATTTCTGGAAAGATGGTTAGAGTCTCCTTTGATAATTCAAACGGGTCGTTTCTCTGACTCGTGCAGCGTGTTGACGGCAAGCTCGCCGAGGTTCAATATGTATGGGAGTGAATTTGGAATGGGGAAAGCGGTGGCTGTAAGAAGTGGGTGTGCAAATAAATTTGATGGGAAACTGACATCATACGCAGGGCGTGAAGGAGGAGGAAGCATTGATTTGGAAGTTTGCCTTTTGCCACATACGATGAGTGCTTTGGAATCAGACAAGGACTTCATGAATGCAGTTTCTGTCTTCGAAAATGGTCATAAAGGGACAGATCTTAATTAA